Genomic segment of Tissierella sp.:
GCTTTAAGCGATGGAATGGGCATTGGTAGAAAGGCGAAAGAAGAAAGCAAGGTAGCCATTGCATTATTAGAGAGGTTGATGGAGGCTAATATTGATAAAAATCTTACTTTGAAAACAATAAACTCTGTTCTAAGAGCCAAGTCAAATGAAGAAATATTTACGACATTAGATTTAGCATTTATAGATTTATATTCAGGAAAGTTACAGATGATTAAAACCGGAGCACCATCTACTTTCATAAGAAAGAAAGATAGAGTGGAGATAATTAGCTCTAGGACATTGCCAGTAGGATTATTGAAAGATATTGAGTTTAATATTTATGAAGAATATGTTGAAGATGGTGATATCATTGTTATGGTATCAGATGGAATACTAGATGCAAATAGGGATATAGCCAATCAAGAGGCTTGGATGAAGGATTTTATTATGAATATAGATAGTATCAATCCCCAAACTATTGCCAATATGATAATTAAAGAATCTCAAAATACATTATCTAATACTAAAGATGATATGACTGTATTAGTAACTAAGGTCTGGAAGAATGTATAAGATAGTGAATAGTTAATTAAATCTCCCTTACAAAGGCTGCAAAGAATAAAGATTATTCACGCAGCCTTAGATTTTGTTGACAATTAGGTTATAATAAAGGTATGTTCATATTAAGTACATATTGATATAATAATATTTAGGGTGATGAATTTGAAAGAAAAGGTTTTATCAACAATCAATGAATATAATCTAATAAAAGAAAATGAAAACATAGTAGTAGGTGTTTCTGGAGGGCCAGATTCTATGGCCCTATTATATGTCTTAATGGACATAAGAACTTCTATTAATTTCAATTTACTCATTGCTCATGTGAATCATGGTGTAAGGGGAGAAGATGCAAAAAATGATCAATTATTCGTTGAAGACATAGCTAAAGAGCTTAATATACCCTACTATGCTAAAGATGTGAATATGATTGAATATGGTAAAGAAAAGGGTATATCTTCTGAAGAAGCAGGTAGAGAATTAAGATATGGTTTTTTCAGAGAAATCCTTCAAGCTTTAGGAGGGGGGAAAATTGCTGTAGCCCACAATATGAATGACCAAGGTGAAACATTACTTATGAGAATTATGAGGGGTACTGGTATTGATGGTTTAAAAGGTATGGAATTTATTAATCAAGATATAATTAGACCAATTTTGGGTATAGATAGGAAAGAGATTGAGGAGTATATTGAAAAGAATGGAATTAGAACTGTATTAGATAAAACAAATCTTATGCCCATTTATTCTAGAAATAAGGTAAGATTAGAATTAATACCTTATATTCAAGATAACTTCAATCCAAATATAATTAATACCCTTTGGAGGATGTCAAAGATTGCTGCTATAGATAGTAACTTTCTAGAGAGCTATTCTGAAAAAAGATTTAATATCATGGTGAAAAATCAGGACAAACACTGTATAATTCTAAATAGGGATATGTTTTTATCTGAAGATAAAAGTATCCAACAAAGGATTATTAGAATATCCATACTAAAGATCAATGATTCTTTACATGGTATTTCTGAAAATCAAATATCCAGTGCATTAAATATATTTTCTATGTCTGAAACAGGTAAAGAAGTTCATATGTCAAATAATATTGTGGCAAAAACAAGTTATGGCGATTTAATAATTGAAAGATACAAAGAAAAAATCAACAATAAGTATTTCTATGAACTAAAACTATCAGAGATAAATAGTTGCGAAGATATAGGCTACTCTTTCAATCTTGGAGTATTTTCTGTGGATCATAACTTTGTAATGGATAAGAACAAATTTACTCGATATTTTGATTTTGACAAGATCCTAGGGAAAATAGCAGTAAGGAGTAGACTAAATGGAGATAAGTTTACGCCTTTTGGGATGGCAGGTACAAAGAAATTAAAGGATTATTTTATTGATGAAAAAGTTCCAAAAGAATTGAGAGATAGTATTCCTATCATAGTAGATGAAGAGAATATTCTCTGGCTAGTAGGATATAGAACTAATGAAAATTATAAATTGACTAAAGACACAAAAAATGTTTTAGTTATATCCTACAATAAAATTGATAATACATAACAAGGAGGATTTAAATGGAAAATATAATTAAGAGCATATTGGTAAGTGAGGAAGATATTGCAGAAAAGGTAAAGGAATTGGGTAAACAGATTACAGAAGATTATAAGGGCAAGGATCTTATACTAGTAGGTATCCTAAAAGGAGCAGTTATTTTTATGTCTGATTTATCTAGAAATATTAAGATGCCAATAGGTATGGATTTCATGGCTGTATCAAGCTATGGAAGATCATCTACATCTACAGGTGAAGTTAGAATAATAAAGGATTTAGATTTTAGTGTGGAAAACAAGGATATCATCATTGTGGAAGATATCATAGATACAGGATATACATTGGCTTATCTAACAGATAATTTAAGAAAAAGAGGTGCAAAATCTGTTAAGGTTTGTACACTTTTAGATAAACCTGAGAGAAGAAAAGTAGATGTTGCTGTGGATTACTTAGGCTTTGCTATTCCAGATGAATTTGTAGTAGGGTATGGGCTAGATTATGCTGAAAAGGGCAGAAATTTACCATATGTTGCTGCCTTAAAAGAAGAAGTATATAGCTAATTAGATGGTTGTAAAATGAAATTAATGATGATATAATGATATGATATCATTTGGCAATAGACGGAGGGAGGATTTGTATTGAGAAAGTTTTTTAAAGATATTAGCGTGTACCTACTAATAGTGATTGTTATAATGTTTTTTGTAAGTACACTAGGAAATAATGTAGAAGAAATTAAAACAGTAGATGTGACTGAATTAGTAGGACATTTGAATAATGATAGAGTTGAGAGTATAACTATGGTAGGCAAAGAAGTGCAAGGTAAACTTAGAGATAAAACTCAGTTTACTACAATATTACCTGATGAGATGAGATATACTTTTTATTCTGATTATTTGAAGGATTTAGTTGATAGCAACCAAATTAATTATAGTGGCAAATTAGAGCCAACTACTCCTTGGTTTATTAGCGCAATTCCAACTATATTAATGATTCTCGTTTTTGTAGTATTTTGGTTTGTTTTTATGCAACAATCTCAAGGTGGAGGTGGCGGCGGTAAAGTCATGAGTTTTGGGAAATCAAGGGCTAGAATGCATAAAGAAGAGGATGGCAAACTAGTTACCTTTGGTGAAGTTGCTGGATTAGAGGAAGAAAAAGAAGAGCTTAAGGAGATAGTAGATTTCTTAAGAGCTCCTAGAAAATATATTGAAATTGGTGCAAGAATTCCTACAGGAGTATTACTAGTAGGGCCTCCTGGAACTGGTAAGACTTATTTGAGTA
This window contains:
- the tilS gene encoding tRNA lysidine(34) synthetase TilS translates to MKEKVLSTINEYNLIKENENIVVGVSGGPDSMALLYVLMDIRTSINFNLLIAHVNHGVRGEDAKNDQLFVEDIAKELNIPYYAKDVNMIEYGKEKGISSEEAGRELRYGFFREILQALGGGKIAVAHNMNDQGETLLMRIMRGTGIDGLKGMEFINQDIIRPILGIDRKEIEEYIEKNGIRTVLDKTNLMPIYSRNKVRLELIPYIQDNFNPNIINTLWRMSKIAAIDSNFLESYSEKRFNIMVKNQDKHCIILNRDMFLSEDKSIQQRIIRISILKINDSLHGISENQISSALNIFSMSETGKEVHMSNNIVAKTSYGDLIIERYKEKINNKYFYELKLSEINSCEDIGYSFNLGVFSVDHNFVMDKNKFTRYFDFDKILGKIAVRSRLNGDKFTPFGMAGTKKLKDYFIDEKVPKELRDSIPIIVDEENILWLVGYRTNENYKLTKDTKNVLVISYNKIDNT
- the hpt gene encoding hypoxanthine phosphoribosyltransferase; the protein is MENIIKSILVSEEDIAEKVKELGKQITEDYKGKDLILVGILKGAVIFMSDLSRNIKMPIGMDFMAVSSYGRSSTSTGEVRIIKDLDFSVENKDIIIVEDIIDTGYTLAYLTDNLRKRGAKSVKVCTLLDKPERRKVDVAVDYLGFAIPDEFVVGYGLDYAEKGRNLPYVAALKEEVYS